Proteins from a single region of Macrotis lagotis isolate mMagLag1 chromosome 2, bilby.v1.9.chrom.fasta, whole genome shotgun sequence:
- the LOC141513167 gene encoding uncharacterized protein LOC141513167, with protein sequence MLQDRKKKESHGTSTRQAIYQDLPCSSPVTPPASPLPLEEPEPRHWARSRTRQPSGKKRSKDGRVGDGYPCHRVVSPGRCWPQALGADSSILSTIPFLRCNPKAPRLLWLCRCPSVPPPSTRTPSRNWGFGGHEHGNSSRRIRRFCSSVPPYFPTQCSNSRGGGFCCKITQPSHKILGEGKKEKPERHGTRREKKQRQNVMNNTEFGPQILGVPDSSVPVHLTSRFRELPGKMRSSADCSAFEGCKWAEETFFKQVQKDDGKGAQKPERKSRRTKKFRQHRSTPRNGMYILPRRNEAGKVK encoded by the coding sequence ATGCTTCAAGATCGGAAAAAGAAAGAGTCTCACGGCACCAGTACCAGGCAGGCCATTTACCAAGATTTGCCTTGTAGTTCCCCGGTCACACCCCCAGCTTCCCCGCTGCCATTGGAGGAACCAGAGCCTCGACACTGGGCCAGGTCCAGAACGCGGCAACCTTCAGGTAAAAAAAGGTCCAAAGATGGGAGAGTGGGCGATGGCTACCCTTGCCACCGGGTCGTTTCCCCCGGGCGTTGCTGGCCACAAGCTCTGGGGGCCGACTCGAGCATCCTGAGCACAATTCCTTTTCTAAGGTGCAATCCAAAGGCGCCCCGACTGCTTTGGCTTTGCAGGTGCCCATCCGTCCCTCCTCCCAGCACCAGGACCCCATCTCGAAACTGGGGCTTTGGGGGACATGAACATGGGAATTCATCTAGACGCATCCGGAGGTTCTGTTCTTCGGTACCCCCTTATTTCCCCACCCAGTGCAGTAACTCCAGGGGGGGTGGCTTCTGTTGTAAGATTACACAGCCATCCCACAAGATTCTTGgcgaagggaaaaaggaaaaaccagAGCGGCACGGAACCCGACGGGAAAAGAAGCAGAGGCAGAATGTAATGAACAACACTGAATTTGGCCCACAGATCCTGGGGGTGCCGGACTCTTCCGTCCCAGTTCATTTGACTTCTAGATTCCGTGAACTTCCAGGGAAAATGAGATCATCCGCAGACTGCTCTGCCTTTGAGGGATGTAAGTGGGCCGAGGAGACTTTCTTTAAACAAGTCCAGAAAGATGATGGGAAAGGTGCCCAGAAGCCTGAAAGGAAGAGTAGAAGAACAAAAAAGTTTCGGCAGCATAGAAGTACCCCAAGAAATGGGATGTATATCCTACCTAGAAGAAATGAGGcgggaaaagtaaaataa